In the Deltaproteobacteria bacterium genome, CTCCTCCTCGTTTCTGTAGGATTCTCTGCAGAGGAGGATAACCGCACCCTCCTGACACCGTTCTGTCAGGAGAGTTGAGGGAAGTGCAGATTATGCGCGGCCGAGCATTGTGCGCAGGAGATCCTCGGCCGTCCTGCCGGGATCGAGTGGGAAGACCTCATCGAGAAACTCGACGTCGCGCATGCGTTCGAGGCGAAAGAAGCGAAAGTCATTGCGCAACTCACACCATGCGCCCCCCAGCCAGACGGGACCGTAGAACCAGATGGTTAAGGGGCGCACCGTGCGACGGGTCTCGCCGCCCTTCTCGTCTCGGTAGCGAAAGCGGACCTTCCGCTGAGCGCGGATGGCAGCGCGCAGCTGTGCCAGGTCGAACGCCAGCGCCACTTGGCTCTTGCTGACGGGAGCCCAGAGCGAGTGATCGGCGAGGAGGCGCTGCAGGTGGTCGGGCAGCACGTTCTCGATCTTCGCGAGCGCGGCGTCGGCTGAGCGCGCCATCTCGGAGTCAGTCCAACTCTGGACGATGCGCGCGCCGAAGACGAGAGCCTCGAGTTCGTCTTCCTTGAACATGAGGGGCGGGAGGTCGTAGCCCTTGCGGAGCGAGTAGCCGACCCCCGCCGCTCCCTCGATGGGCACGCGGCACGCGATCAGGTCGCTGATGTCGCGATAGATCGTGCGCTCGCTGACCTCGAGCTGTTCGGCGAGGGAGTGCGCGGTCGTGACGCGCCCGCGTCGCAAGCGCTGGATGATCTCAAACAGTCGATCGGCGCGTCGCATCCTGGACTCCGCGCCCGAGTCTACTATCGGGGCGCGGTGAAGCGAAGAGACCGCCTTGTTCAACCCTACCGAATCGCATCGGTACTGGAAGATCTCGTGGACGTTGCCGAAACCCTTCCGATCGGACATCGTATGGTTTCGTTTCCGGTGGTGGCTTTAGTTAGCCCGCTCGGCAACCGGCGTGATGACGGTTCCGAGATCCGCTGAGAACCCCTGAAAGCAACGACGGCGTCCAAATGCACGGTGGCATCGGCATGACCGACGAGCACGACGTCGGTTTCTTCCTCAAACGCGCCCGCGCGACGCAGCTGACGTTTGGCGACGCGGCCCTTCACCGCAATCGCTACGCGGAGCTGGAAGGGTACTAGCGCCACATCTCGCGGCGCCCGCCCATGCAGAGATCTAGCGACGGTTGTCCTCCGTAGCGCGGGCGACGTCGGCAGACAGGCTGTGTTCCAGTCTGGGTTTCTTCACGAACGCGGAGTGTCCCCAAGCCTGTCGGCACAGTGGCAGGACAGCTGGCGCTTCAACGGCTCGGGCTCTCTGCGGCCGTTTGCGAACGGGAACGTGGTTGGTCGCCGAGGTGAACCCGTGACACTCCAGCGTCCGTTGCAGCATAGATCGTGTTGCGGTCAGTCGGATCAATCGCCAGCGCGTTCACTGCCGTGTTCATCGGACCAGCCTGCACGCGGCGCCACACAGCGCCGCCGTTCGTCGACACGAACAGCCCATCATCGCTGCCGGCGTAGACCGTGTTGGTCGACGACGGATCAACCAGCAGCGCGCGCGCGACGGCCTTCGGCATCCCATCGCTCACGACCGTCCACGTTTGCCCCGCGTCCGTACTCTTCAAGATGTCGAAACCGGTCGCGGCATAGAGCGTTGCGGTTGTCGCGGGATCGATCGCGAGTGCCCAGAACCACTTGTCCGCCAATGCCAGAAGCTGCCAACTGATGGCGCCGTCCGTGCTTTTGAAGATGCCCTTGCCCGTCGCGGCGTAGACCGTTGTTGGTTTGGCCGGATCGATCTCGAGACCATAGATTCCGGCGGACTGCAGCGGGAGATCGAGACGCACGCCGGTCCAAGTTGCGCCGCCGTCCGTAGTGCGAAACACAGTCCCACCGCTGGTTATTCCCTGCACGACTATACCGTTCGTGCCCACATATGCCGTGGTCGGTGTGATGGGGTCGATGGCGATTGTCTGTACGACCGAACGCTCGTCGAAGTTCGCGGTAGGCCAGCGCCAGGTGTGTCCTTCATCCGAACTCATCGCCCAGCCCCCCCTCCACGGTCGCGCCGACCAGATGTCGCCTGTGCCGGCGTAGATCGTCGCTGGCTTGGTGTGGGCGACGGCCAACACGTTAACCGCCGCGCCGTCCAGCCAGCGCGGGCTCATGTTCTCCCAACTGCTGCCTTGGTCCACACTTTTGAAAATGCTTCGGCGATAGACGCCGGCATAGATAGTCTTCGGCGCTGCAGGATCGACTGCGACCGACTGAATGTGGCTGCTCGCCAGGCCGTGGCTCGCGAGCTGCCAGGTCTTTCCATCCGTGGTGCTCTTGATGACGCCGTCGCCAGAGGTGCCTCCATAGAGCGTAGAAGGAGACGAGCGGGCGTATGCCAACGCCTGCAGTCCGAAGGCTGAATCGAGCCGTATCCAGTGCTTGCCACCATCCCGAGTGCGCAGCAGGCCATCCTCGGTTGCCACGTGCACGGTTTGTGGCGCGTGCGGATCAAGAGCTAGTGCCCGCACCGTCCAGAACCCGTTGACTATCTCCCAACTCTCGCCGCCATCGCGGCTGCGAAAGAGGCCAAAGTCAGTACCGGCATACACAGTACTGGGCCTGACTGGATCTATCGCCAGCGCCGTTACCCACGGGCCGCGCGTGTCGGACTTCTTGAAGCGCAAGAAGCTCCAGCTCGCGCCACCGGTTGTGCTCTTGTGGACCCCACTCCCTGTGCCGGCGTACACCGCGCCACTCTTCGCGTCGATCGCCAGCGCGCGGCCGCCGTACTCGATCTGCATGTCCAGGACGTACCAAGTTCGTCCGCCGTCCGTCGTCTTGAATAGCGCGCTATGCGCCATCCCCGTTTCCAGCTCCTGCGCCAGCGCGTACAGAGTGTTGGAGGCGCGCGGATCGATAGAGATGGCCCAGATCGCTCCGAAGCGGTCGAGTCCGTGATTGATCGCATGCCAGCTCGCCGTGCCGTCGGTGCTCTTGAACACACCCTGATTGTCCGTGCCTGCGTAGAGGATTCTCGGATGGCGCGGATCGATCACGAGCACGCTGACGTAGCCGTTGACCAATCCCCGACTGGCGCCGTGCCACTGGCGACCGCCATCCATGGTCTTGAAGATGCCGCCGCCGGCGGTGCCGACATAGATCGTCGTCGGAGTCTTGGGATCAATCGCCAGCGCTCGGACGTCGGCGGCTTCAGGTCCACTGATCGTCCAGACATCGGCGGCGTGAATGGCTTCGCCCGTCGGGAGAACCAACAACACGGCGAAGAACGCCATGCGCGACCGAGGTGAAGCCAGGCAACGTTTCATTCTAAGCGACGAATCTCTCCAAACGCTTCCGAACGCCGGTCACGCATCCTTGGTGGTGAGCGAAAACATCGGCGGGATGTGTCCACGCCTTCCGGAAACTGCCAGGCGCCGTCGGGCCGCTGTTCCATCCACGGGAACATGGGCCATGCGACGTACGGATACTCCTCGAAGGAGTTGATGCGCAGCCCGGCGCGAACGAGCGCACCGATGATGTCGGACATTCGATGCAGCCATAAGTGCTCGACGCTGTGAAGCGGCGCATCTGGTGCTGCATAAGAATCCATCTGGTCCATCGGCTTCACTTTCTCGCTCAAACGGCAAGTCGTTCGACGGACATGCGGAGCCGAGGGGATGTTCAAGAAGTTGAGCGGGTCCCGACTCCTTCTCAGTGAGTGTCAAAATCGTTGTAACGTGCATCGAGCGCGATGGTGACGTAGATCTCCAAGAGGGTCTGCCTCACAGGATGGGGTTCGTCGACAAATCTGATCTCCATCCGACGGATGCGCTCCTTGGCTTCTTGAAACGCTACCCGAAATTGCGGATCCGCAAGGAGATCGATCTTTGCGAGACCCTTGCGACGAGTAGGAGGCTTTGGTGTTGCCGCTCTGCGCGCGCGCGAGCTTGAAGGCGAACGGTGCGTCTTCCGCGGGACTGCTGTGATAGCGCAGGCGATCCCGAAGTCGTTTCGACCGTCCGACGTAAAGATGTGAAGTGCCCTCCGAGAAGAGATAGATGCCTGACGTCGGAACCTTCCTCGGCAAACCTTCAAGCACGACGGGCTCCATCCGCATGAGCGCTTCGTATTTTGGATGAAGCTGCTCCACGTGCTGCCTGAAGGCGTCCTCCACGTTCTGCTCCAGCCCGTCGGATACTAAGCGAGTGCAAGATCTTCGTCCATCGCCAGCGCGCGATTCGACGCCTCGACTTCGTCGGGCGCGTTGAGGCAGTCGACACCGGCACTCGCAAACCGGACTGCGGCGGCGGCGGCGCGGCCGTCATGACGGTTTGCGATCGCCCACTCGGCCGACTCTATCAACAGGGCCAACTCCATTGCGCGGCCAAGCGTGAGTGCAAACCGGCGGGCGCCGGCTTCGAGCGCGCTTTCGTTGTGTCGCTGCGCTTCCGCCAGCCACGCTTCCGCGTGGTCCGCTGCGGCGACCGCGGCGCGCGCGGCGGGAATGAGGCTCGCATGTCCAGCGACGCTGGCGCGCT is a window encoding:
- a CDS encoding YafY family transcriptional regulator, whose translation is MRRADRLFEIIQRLRRGRVTTAHSLAEQLEVSERTIYRDISDLIACRVPIEGAAGVGYSLRKGYDLPPLMFKEDELEALVFGARIVQSWTDSEMARSADAALAKIENVLPDHLQRLLADHSLWAPVSKSQVALAFDLAQLRAAIRAQRKVRFRYRDEKGGETRRTVRPLTIWFYGPVWLGGAWCELRNDFRFFRLERMRDVEFLDEVFPLDPGRTAEDLLRTMLGRA